The nucleotide sequence GCCGTCACGCGCCACGATCTTCACGAGATTCGTCTCCGTATTGAATCCCGCGTCGGGGCATGTCACATCGTTCGCCACGATGAGGTCAAGATTCTTCTTTTGGAGCTTCGCCTTCGCATAGTCGAGGAGATTCTGCGTCTCTGCCGCAAACCCCACAAGGATCTGCTTCTCCTTTTTTCGGCCGCCCAGTTCCAGCAAAATATCGGGATTCTTCTCCAAGACAAGCGTGAGTTCAGCGTCGTTCTTCTTGATCTTCTGCACTTGCCGCGTCTTCGGGCGATAGTCGGCGACGGCGGCCGCCTTGATGACGATCGCAGCGTCCTCGGCTTCCTGCAGCACGGCATCGCGCATGGCGAGCGCCGATTCCGTACGCAGGACGCGCACACCGTCGGGATCGGCGAGCGCGACGGTGCCGCCCGCGACGAGCACGACGTCAGCGCCGCGCCGCGCCGCCTCCTGCGCGATGGCATAACCCATCTTGCCGCTCGAACGATTGCCGATGAAGCGTACGGGATCGATGGCTTCAAGCGTGCCGCCCGCCGTCACGAGCACTTTCTTGCCGGCGAGCGTCTTGCCGCGCGCGCCCGCTTCTTCCAGCTCGCGCACGATGTCCTGAGGCTCAGGCAGACGCCCGACGCCCGAGACGCCACAAGCCAAGTATCCCGCTGCCGGCTCGATCTTATGCCAGCCACGCGCTTGGAGCTTTGCCATATTTTCCTGCGTCACGGGATTTTCATACATCGCGCTGTTCATCGCCGGAGCGAAGAAGATCGGCGATGTGACAGCAAGCAGCGTCGTCGTCAGCATGTCGTCGGCTATGCCCGCCGCCGCCTTGGCAATGATGTTCGCCGTAGCGGGCGCGATGAGCACAAGATCCGCCAGACGCGCCAGAGCGATATGTTCGACGTTCCAATGCGCAGGCTCTTCCCACATGTCGAGCGACACGGGCTGTCCCGTAATCTCGCGGAAGGTCAGCGGCGTGACAAAACAGGCGGCCTCCTTCGTCATGACGACGTGAACCTCCGCCCCTTTCTTGCGCAGGCGGCTCGCAATCTCCACCGCCTTGTAGGCGGCGATGCCGCCCGTGACGCCCAGAAGGATCTTCTTGTCCGCAAGAATCATTACTTTATGCCGCCTTTGCTGCGTCGATAAAGGATGTCGCCTTCAGAAATCTCCTCCAGAGCAATCGTCACATCTTTCGAGGACTTCGCCACCACCTTCGGCTCATCGCCGCTCAAAAGCTGACGCGCACGCTTCGCCGCCAAGACGACGAGTGTGTAGCGGCTGTCGACTACCTCCAAGAGTTTGTTGATCGAAGGATCTGCCATGCTCATATCGGATCTTCCCTTCCCTTTTCTATTTCGTCAAAAAGCTCTCCATTGCGTGCGACAAGGCGCCTCTCCGCCGCAAGGATGGCGCAGACGGAATCGACCGCGCCATCGACCTCGTCGTTCGTGACGACGTACTTGTAGCACTTTCCCGCTTCAATCTCATCGATCGCCGCAGCGAGGCGCTTCTGCAAGACGTCCTCCGTCTCCGTGTCGCGCCCGCGGATGCGCCTTTCCAGCTCGGCGAGCGACGGCGGCAAGATGAAGACGTAGACGCCCTCAGGAAACTTCTCGCGCACCTTCATCGCGCCCTGCGTGTCGATCTCAAGCAAGATATCCTCGCCCGCCGCGAGCTTTTCCTCCACCTTTTTCAATGGCGTTCCGTAATAATTGTCGTAGACCTTTGCCCATTCGAGCAATTCGTCCTTTTCGATCATTTTCTCGAACGCCTCGACCGAGAGGAAATAGTAGCTCTCGCCGTCGACCTCGCCCGCACGCGGCTTTCGCGTCGTAGCGGAAACGGAGTAGGCAAGCGGCGTCTTTTCCAAGAGCGCCTGACAGATCGTGCCCTTGCCCGCACCCGACGGGCCGGAAACGACGACCAAAAGTCCTTTTCTCATTTTCCGTCCTCTCTTTCTTTCGTTTCCGGAGTGTCTGACTCAAGAACGCGATGCGCCACGGTCTCCGGCTGCACGGCAGAAAGAATCACATGATCACTGTCCATGATGGCAACGGCGCGCGTCCGTCTGCCGTAAGTGGCGTCAATGAGCCTGCCGCCGTCGCGCGCCTCCTGAATGATGCGCTTGATCGGCGCCGATTCAGGGCTGACGATCGCCACGACGCGGTTCGCCGAAACGATGTTGCCAAACCCGATATTGATGAGCTTGATGTCCATATTGACCCCTCACTCGATGTTTTGCACCTGCTCGCGCAGCTTCTCGACCTCACTCTTGATCTCGACGACAAGTTTCGCCGCCTGCGTGAAGTTCGCCTTCGCGCCAATCGTGTTCGTCTCGCGATTGATCTCCTGAATCAGAAAGTCGAGCTTCCTGCCGATGGGCGCTTCCTCCACCTCGATCGTCTCACGGAACTGGGCGATGTGGCTCTTGAGGCGCACGACCTCTTCATTGTAGCTGATGCGGTCAGCGTAGAGCACCGTTTCCTGCAGGATGCGCATCTCATCAATTCCCTGTCCCTTGAGCATCTCGCTGAGGACGTTCCTCAGGTGCGTGCGGTAGCGCTCGACGATCTCCGGCTCGAAGGCCGAGAGTTTTTCGATTGCCTCGGCAAGGAAATCGAGGCGCGGCTCAAAGTCGAGGCGCGTATGCTCGCCCTCCTTCTTTCGCATTTGGGCGAAATGCTCCAAAGCGTTTTCCAAGGCGTCAAAGACGAGTTCGCGGGCGTCAAGCACATCGCGGCTCTCCTCGTGCACGCGCAGGACGTCGGGATACAAGGCTATTTTACATACATCGGCGGGCGGTGTCAAATGCAGGAAATCGCCAAGTTCGTAAAGCGCCGTCTGATAGGCGCGTGCCAAGTTCTTGTCAACGACGATGGTCGCTTCCTTTTCGCGCTTGTCATGAAAGGCGATGTTCACATCGATCTTGCCGCGCGCCGAGAATTTCTTGATGACATGGCGCATATCGTTCTCAAAGACATTGAGAGCGCGCGGCATGGAAAACGATATGTCCAGATACCGCTGATTGACCGATTTCACTTCCACATGAACCTTGTAATCCTCGTTCTCCCGGCCCGCCGCGCCGAACCCCGTCATGCTCTTCATTCCAACAGCCCCCCATTCCTGCTCATTCAGGGAACCGCCAATCTCATCAGCGTTTCCTTCATTTTGTTACATCATGGTATTCTACCACACTTTTCGCCTCTTCGACAAGGCTTTATGCCTCCGTACGGTCGACGGGTACGGCATGAAGCAGGAGGTCGGGATTGTTCTCCGTGATCCAGCCGAGCGCCCATTCGTTGCTCACGAGCAGCACGGGATTGCCCCGGCGGTCGCGCACAAACATGCCGCGGTCTGCGCCGCGCAGGGTTGCGGGCGTGATTTCGCGCCCATCGGCGAATGTCATCCAACGCGCGACCTCGTAGGGCTGCATCTGCAGCACGATATCGACATTGTACTCGTTCTTCAGACGGTATTCGAGCACTTCAAACTGCAGCGTGCCGACCGTGCCGACGATGTATGCGTCCGCGCCCGCGCCCTCCTGCATGAAAAGCTGGATCGCGCCCTCCTGCGTGAGCTGCTCGACGCCCTTGACGAACTGCTTGCGCTTCATCGTGTCCTTCGCCGAGACGCGTGCAAACTTCTCGGGCGGAAACACGGGAAAATCTTCGTACTTGAACTTGTGCGAGGCGTCCGTCAGCGTATCGCCGATCGAGAAGATGCCGGGATCGAAAAGCCCCACGATGTCGCCCGGAAATGCCTCGTCGATGATCTGCCGATCCTGCGCGAGGAACTGCTGCGGCTGCGCGAGCTTGATCAGCTTGCCGCTCTTTTCGTGCCAGACGCTCATGTTGCGCTCGAACGCGCCCGACACAATGCGAATGAAGGCGAGGCGATCGCGATGCGCGGGATTCATGTTCGCCTGGATCTTGAAGACGAAAGCCGAGAAGCGCTCGTCCGTCGGCTCGATGACGCCGTCGGATGAAGCGCGCGGCGCAGGCGCGGGTGCGAGTCGCAGATACTCCTCCAGAAAATTCTTGACGCCGAAATTCGTCATGGCAGAACCGAAGAACGTCGGCGTCAATTCGCCGCGATCGACCTTCCCGCGGTCGAAGTCCTCGCCCGCCGCATCGAGAAGCTCGATGTCATCGGCGAGCGTCCGGCACTCCTCTTCCGTCAGCTGCGCCATGAAAGCCTCGTCGTCAATCGAGCCGCAGACGGAGACGCGTTCCGTCTGCCCGTGGCTCGCATCGGCGGCAAAAAGCTCGACCTCGCGCTTCGCGCGATCGTAGACGCCCTTGTAATTGCCATCCGTACCGACCGGCCAATTCATCGGATAAGAGCGAATGCCCAGCACATCTTCCAGCTCCGCCATGAGGTCGAGCGGCGCCTTGCCGAAGCGGTCGAGCTTGTTGACGAAGGTGAAGATTGGAATATGGCGCTCACGGCAGACCTTGAAAAGCTTCTTCGTCTGCGCCTCGACGCCCTTCGCCACATCGAGGATCATGACGGCGCTGTCGACCGCCATCAGCGTGCGGTACGTATCCTCGCTGAAATCCTGATGCCCGGGCGTATCGAGGATGTTGATGCGGCAGCCCGCGTAGTCGAACTGCAGCACGCTCGACGTGACGGAAATGCCGCGCTGCTTCTCGATCTCCATCCAATCGGACACGGCGTGGCGCTGCGTCTTGCGCGACTTGATCGATCCTGCGAGGTGGATTGCCCCACCGTAGAGCAGGAGCTTCTCCGTCAGCGTCGTCTTGCCCGCGTCCGGGTGCGAAATGATGGCGAACGTGCGCCTTTTCTCTATTTCCTTCTTCAATTCTTCCTGCGACAAAATACATCCTCCCACACCGTTATATTTGAAAAAAGACTGCCGCAGAATCTCTGCAGCAGTCCTAAGGAATCACCGAAAACCTGTGCTTCCTTTACCTATCGTTTTGGAGGCGACACCCAGAATCGAACTGGGGAATGAGGGTTTTGCAGACCCCTGCCTTACCGCTTGGCTATGTCGCCGTATGGAGCGGAAAACGAGGCTCGAACTCGCGACCCCCACCTTGGCAAGGTGGTGCTCTACCACTGAGCTACTTCCGCATGAAGTGGCGACCCGAAGGGGACTTGAACCCCTGACCTCCGCCGTGACAGGGCGGCATTCTAACCAACTAAACTACCGGGCCATCCATCGCCTTCCGTAAGGTCGGCAACAGATACTATTATACAGAGCGATGGGGGGCTTGTCAAGGAATCTGAAAGAAATATTTCAACCTTCCGCTTCCCGTGAGTGCATAAGACAAGAGCGCACTCCCCAGAAATCGGGAAGTGCGCTCCTTCTATCTTGGGACGATGGCGAAGAATTCGCCGTCGTTCCTTTTTTTAGTTGTTGAAGATATTCCTCAGCGCCTGCTTGTTGACGTCGCGGTTGAGCTGTGCGAGGTGCTTCGTGAGCTTGATCTCCTTCGGGCAGGCCTTCTCACAGTTCTGGCTGTTGCCGCAGCTCGTGATGCCGCCCTTGCCCATGAGGGCTTCGAGGCGCTTCGGCTCGTCGAACTTGCCCATCGGATGAAGGTTGAAGAGAAGCGTCTGCACCGTAGGCGAAGGTCCGATGAAGTCGGACTGCGGGCCGACGTTCGGGCACGCCTCAAGGCAGCAGCCGCACGTCATGCAGTGCGAGATCTCGTACGTCGTCTCCGCCGTGTAAGGATTCTGCAGCGGAGCATCGGGGTTGTCCCAAGAGCCGTCGATCTCGATCCAGCCATGGATGCGCTTCAGGCTCTCGAACATGACGGAGCGATCGATGAGGAGGTCGCGGATGACGGGGAAGGTGCGTGCCGGCGCGAGCGTGATCGGCTGCTCAAGCTCGTCGATGAGCGAGCAGCAGGCCTGACGCGCCTTGCCGTTGATGACCATCATGCAGGCGCCGCAGACCTTCTCCAGGCAGTTGCACTCCCAGTTGACGGGTGCGACCGTCTTGCCGTCGACCGTCACAGGGTTCTTCTGGATCTCCATCAGAGCCGCGACGACGTTGAGGCCGGGACGATAGTCGACATCAAATTCCTGCTTGTAGGGGCTGGCGTCAGGGCCATCCTGGCGCTCTATGATGAATCTTACTTTCTTCTGTTCTGCCATTTGCTATCTCCTCCTCTTACTCTTTCTTCGCTACCGCGTAGTTACGCGCACGCGGCTTGATGAGCGAATGATCGAACTCGTCGTAGCTGACGATCGGCTCTTCCGTCTTCGGGTCGTAGTCGACGATGGAGATGCGCATGAAGTTCTTGTCGTCACGCGGCATGAAGACGAGCTCGTCGCCGTCCATCATGCGCTTGCCGTTCGCGTCGAGGGCAATCTTGGCATGAGCGCCGCGGCTCTCGTCGCGGCAGCGAGCCGCCTTCGTGATGCACATCGCGTAGAGGATCATATTGCGCAGCTGGCGCACGAACATGGCTTCCTGGTTCGCCCAATGACCGCGATCCGTCAGGCCGATGTTGTCCCAGCGCTTGAGGATTCCCTTGAGCTCCACGAGGCACTGGTCAAGGCCGTTGTTGTCGCGCTCGATGGAAACATACTTGTACATGAGATCGCCAAGCTCGT is from Selenomonas sputigena ATCC 35185 and encodes:
- the rpoZ gene encoding DNA-directed RNA polymerase subunit omega — encoded protein: MSMADPSINKLLEVVDSRYTLVVLAAKRARQLLSGDEPKVVAKSSKDVTIALEEISEGDILYRRSKGGIK
- a CDS encoding YicC/YloC family endoribonuclease → MKSMTGFGAAGRENEDYKVHVEVKSVNQRYLDISFSMPRALNVFENDMRHVIKKFSARGKIDVNIAFHDKREKEATIVVDKNLARAYQTALYELGDFLHLTPPADVCKIALYPDVLRVHEESRDVLDARELVFDALENALEHFAQMRKKEGEHTRLDFEPRLDFLAEAIEKLSAFEPEIVERYRTHLRNVLSEMLKGQGIDEMRILQETVLYADRISYNEEVVRLKSHIAQFRETIEVEEAPIGRKLDFLIQEINRETNTIGAKANFTQAAKLVVEIKSEVEKLREQVQNIE
- a CDS encoding peptide chain release factor 3 → MSQEELKKEIEKRRTFAIISHPDAGKTTLTEKLLLYGGAIHLAGSIKSRKTQRHAVSDWMEIEKQRGISVTSSVLQFDYAGCRINILDTPGHQDFSEDTYRTLMAVDSAVMILDVAKGVEAQTKKLFKVCRERHIPIFTFVNKLDRFGKAPLDLMAELEDVLGIRSYPMNWPVGTDGNYKGVYDRAKREVELFAADASHGQTERVSVCGSIDDEAFMAQLTEEECRTLADDIELLDAAGEDFDRGKVDRGELTPTFFGSAMTNFGVKNFLEEYLRLAPAPAPRASSDGVIEPTDERFSAFVFKIQANMNPAHRDRLAFIRIVSGAFERNMSVWHEKSGKLIKLAQPQQFLAQDRQIIDEAFPGDIVGLFDPGIFSIGDTLTDASHKFKYEDFPVFPPEKFARVSAKDTMKRKQFVKGVEQLTQEGAIQLFMQEGAGADAYIVGTVGTLQFEVLEYRLKNEYNVDIVLQMQPYEVARWMTFADGREITPATLRGADRGMFVRDRRGNPVLLVSNEWALGWITENNPDLLLHAVPVDRTEA
- the remA gene encoding extracellular matrix/biofilm regulator RemA, giving the protein MDIKLINIGFGNIVSANRVVAIVSPESAPIKRIIQEARDGGRLIDATYGRRTRAVAIMDSDHVILSAVQPETVAHRVLESDTPETKEREDGK
- the coaBC gene encoding bifunctional phosphopantothenoylcysteine decarboxylase/phosphopantothenate--cysteine ligase CoaBC, whose product is MILADKKILLGVTGGIAAYKAVEIASRLRKKGAEVHVVMTKEAACFVTPLTFREITGQPVSLDMWEEPAHWNVEHIALARLADLVLIAPATANIIAKAAAGIADDMLTTTLLAVTSPIFFAPAMNSAMYENPVTQENMAKLQARGWHKIEPAAGYLACGVSGVGRLPEPQDIVRELEEAGARGKTLAGKKVLVTAGGTLEAIDPVRFIGNRSSGKMGYAIAQEAARRGADVVLVAGGTVALADPDGVRVLRTESALAMRDAVLQEAEDAAIVIKAAAVADYRPKTRQVQKIKKNDAELTLVLEKNPDILLELGGRKKEKQILVGFAAETQNLLDYAKAKLQKKNLDLIVANDVTCPDAGFNTETNLVKIVARDGSVEEVPLMSKQKVAEVLLDRIESLQK
- the gmk gene encoding guanylate kinase; translated protein: MRKGLLVVVSGPSGAGKGTICQALLEKTPLAYSVSATTRKPRAGEVDGESYYFLSVEAFEKMIEKDELLEWAKVYDNYYGTPLKKVEEKLAAGEDILLEIDTQGAMKVREKFPEGVYVFILPPSLAELERRIRGRDTETEDVLQKRLAAAIDEIEAGKCYKYVVTNDEVDGAVDSVCAILAAERRLVARNGELFDEIEKGREDPI
- the sdhB gene encoding succinate dehydrogenase iron-sulfur subunit — encoded protein: MAEQKKVRFIIERQDGPDASPYKQEFDVDYRPGLNVVAALMEIQKNPVTVDGKTVAPVNWECNCLEKVCGACMMVINGKARQACCSLIDELEQPITLAPARTFPVIRDLLIDRSVMFESLKRIHGWIEIDGSWDNPDAPLQNPYTAETTYEISHCMTCGCCLEACPNVGPQSDFIGPSPTVQTLLFNLHPMGKFDEPKRLEALMGKGGITSCGNSQNCEKACPKEIKLTKHLAQLNRDVNKQALRNIFNN